The Nitrospirota bacterium genome includes a window with the following:
- a CDS encoding tetratricopeptide repeat protein, whose protein sequence is MKPIKGRPPSTPQAPISRTPDTAAVRALLSEGTALLQGGRLQEAEGAYRKALDLAPNHPDALHHLGLLLYRFNRFDEAIATISRAIEQAPASPLYWFNLGVVSQKATRPEEAIRAYRQAVALNPRHLEAWINLGNGLKDRGAIPESIEAYQKALALNPSHADTHNNLGVALKEQGQMERAIASYRQALQLKPTHVEALNNLGLALMEMESLDEAIALFTQALTIMPGYLKALYNLGIAWSWAGEDEKSVDCLQRAATAKHDHGKPVTDAFVYRSRIKHDLEQIQYLFDRQLLNEDQRSYLHSLQRLRDELDRRPDPGNRISIAPQELAPVAASFNRLLYRAQAPHLPDGALHPALNVEAVESRYLAKQPEATFIDGLLKDEALEGLRRFCWESTIWKKDYENGYSGAFLGDGFASPLLLQIAEELRLKFPRIFKQHRLTQAWAFKHDSARRGLNIHADAAAVNVNFWITPDEANLNRETGGLVVYDKEAPRAWNFQDYNSDQNKPKILAWLKEVGAQTMKIPYRTNRAIVFNSDLFHETDEITFKDDYLSRRINITLLYGHRLRP, encoded by the coding sequence ATGAAACCGATCAAAGGTCGTCCTCCCAGTACCCCTCAAGCCCCTATCAGCCGAACGCCGGATACAGCAGCCGTCCGCGCCTTGCTGAGCGAAGGCACCGCCCTTTTGCAAGGAGGACGACTTCAGGAAGCAGAAGGGGCCTATCGGAAGGCCCTCGACTTGGCCCCGAACCATCCGGACGCGTTGCACCATCTCGGCCTCCTACTCTATCGGTTCAACCGATTCGACGAGGCCATCGCCACGATCTCCCGCGCCATCGAACAGGCCCCTGCGTCACCGCTCTATTGGTTCAACCTCGGCGTCGTGAGCCAGAAGGCCACTCGACCAGAGGAAGCGATCCGCGCCTATCGCCAGGCCGTGGCCTTGAATCCACGGCATCTGGAAGCCTGGATCAACCTGGGCAATGGGCTCAAAGACCGCGGCGCAATCCCCGAATCCATTGAGGCCTACCAGAAAGCCCTGGCACTCAATCCATCGCATGCCGACACCCACAACAACCTGGGCGTCGCCTTGAAGGAACAGGGACAGATGGAGAGAGCCATCGCCTCCTATCGCCAAGCCCTTCAACTCAAACCAACGCATGTCGAAGCCCTCAACAACCTGGGCCTGGCCTTGATGGAAATGGAATCGCTGGATGAGGCCATTGCGTTATTCACACAGGCCCTCACGATCATGCCTGGCTATCTGAAGGCTCTCTACAATCTCGGCATTGCCTGGTCCTGGGCCGGGGAAGACGAGAAATCCGTCGACTGCCTCCAGCGCGCCGCCACAGCCAAACATGACCATGGCAAGCCAGTCACCGATGCCTTCGTCTATCGCTCGCGCATCAAACATGATCTCGAACAAATCCAATATCTCTTCGACCGGCAACTCCTGAACGAGGACCAGCGCTCCTATCTCCACTCGCTCCAACGGCTCCGCGACGAATTGGATCGCCGCCCCGATCCTGGCAATCGAATTTCCATTGCCCCCCAGGAACTCGCGCCGGTCGCTGCCTCGTTCAATCGGCTCCTCTATCGCGCCCAGGCCCCGCACCTTCCGGATGGCGCACTCCATCCTGCCTTGAATGTCGAGGCGGTGGAATCCCGCTATCTGGCCAAGCAGCCGGAAGCCACCTTTATCGACGGGCTCCTGAAAGACGAAGCGCTGGAGGGGTTGCGACGATTCTGCTGGGAATCCACGATCTGGAAGAAGGACTACGAAAATGGCTATAGCGGGGCCTTTCTCGGAGACGGATTCGCCTCGCCCCTGCTCCTCCAGATTGCCGAGGAGTTGCGACTCAAATTCCCCCGCATCTTCAAACAACACCGGCTTACCCAAGCCTGGGCCTTCAAACACGACAGTGCGCGTCGCGGCCTCAACATCCATGCCGACGCCGCGGCGGTCAATGTGAATTTCTGGATTACGCCTGACGAGGCCAACCTGAACCGGGAAACGGGCGGGCTGGTCGTCTACGACAAGGAAGCGCCACGAGCATGGAACTTTCAGGACTATAACAGCGACCAGAACAAACCGAAGATTCTGGCCTGGCTCAAGGAGGTGGGCGCGCAGACGATGAAGATCCCCTATCGAACCAATCGCGCCATCGTCTTCAACTCCGATCTCTTCCACGAAACCGACGAGATCACCTTCAAAGACGACTACCTCAGCCGCCGCATCAATATCACCCTGCTCTATGGCCACCGCCTCCGGCCATAG
- a CDS encoding EAL domain-containing protein, whose protein sequence is MEPQGERTIPLALVVDDDGFVRMVVREALELTGLEVCEAVSGEQALELFAASSPDIVVLDVMMPGLDGFATCAKLRGSAGGSRVPILIMTGLDDVESISRAYEQGATDFIAKPLNPMVLSHRVRYMLRGSQTVDALLRSDARLGLAQRIAKIGNWEWRPDTNQFTASAELCRLMGIRLQDFAGTFDAFLHLVHEEDRERVEEALKGIVTRRAPCKIDHRLVLPSGMDLTVNLQAEAVFDDQKKTFSIVGTAQDITDRKQSEEEIHRLAYFDSLTGLPNRVLFKDRIAQALSHARRYHTTMALFFLDLDRFKAINDTLGHNVGDLLLKSAADRLAECVRHSDSVSRVVDREEGHSLARLGGDEFTVLLTNLCNVHDAEKVAHRIMAGLEQPFVIEEHEIFVTASVGIAIFPVDGDTVDALLKSADSAMYHAKGKGRNNFQFYSNSLNVAANERVILEGALRHAIEQEEFVVHYQPQIDLRTGAIIGAEALVRWQHPQRGLLLPAEFLPAAMDAGLMRMIDEWVLRTACRQNQAWQERGLMPVRMAVNVSHSLFHGSSLLSVVEEALRQTGLTPACLDLELTESVAMRNIEASIAILSGLKAMGVQLSIDDFGTGYSSLSYLQRLPINLVKIDQSFIQEILTLPSPAPIVRGIIAMAHSLNLYVLAEGVEQETQRKLLLTHGCDQAQGYLFGSPMQAEAFASLLPPVRLRKTG, encoded by the coding sequence ATGGAGCCGCAAGGAGAACGGACAATACCGTTGGCCCTCGTTGTCGATGACGACGGCTTCGTCCGGATGGTTGTGCGCGAGGCGCTCGAACTGACCGGGCTTGAGGTCTGCGAGGCGGTAAGCGGGGAGCAGGCGCTGGAGCTGTTTGCCGCCTCCAGTCCGGATATTGTGGTGTTAGACGTCATGATGCCTGGTCTTGACGGGTTTGCCACCTGTGCGAAGTTGCGCGGATCTGCGGGGGGCAGCCGCGTGCCCATTTTGATCATGACGGGGCTCGACGATGTGGAGTCGATCTCCCGTGCCTATGAACAGGGCGCGACGGATTTCATCGCCAAACCGCTCAATCCGATGGTCCTGAGTCACCGTGTGCGGTATATGTTGCGGGGGAGCCAGACCGTGGATGCGCTGCTCAGAAGCGACGCGAGGCTGGGGCTCGCGCAGCGGATTGCCAAGATCGGCAACTGGGAATGGCGTCCGGACACGAATCAGTTTACGGCGTCCGCTGAGCTTTGCCGCTTGATGGGCATTCGGCTTCAGGATTTTGCCGGCACGTTCGACGCGTTTCTCCATCTCGTCCATGAGGAAGACCGAGAGCGTGTCGAGGAGGCACTGAAGGGTATTGTAACCAGGCGAGCCCCGTGCAAGATCGACCATCGTCTGGTCTTGCCGAGTGGCATGGATCTGACGGTGAACCTCCAGGCCGAGGCGGTGTTCGATGACCAGAAGAAGACCTTCTCGATCGTCGGGACGGCGCAAGACATCACCGATCGGAAACAGTCCGAGGAGGAGATCCATCGATTGGCCTACTTTGACAGTTTGACGGGACTGCCGAATCGTGTCTTGTTCAAAGATCGCATTGCGCAGGCTCTTTCGCATGCCCGCCGGTATCACACCACGATGGCGTTGTTTTTCTTGGACTTGGATCGCTTTAAGGCGATTAACGATACGTTGGGTCACAATGTCGGCGACTTGCTCTTGAAAAGCGCGGCCGACCGTCTGGCTGAATGTGTACGGCACAGCGACTCCGTCAGCCGGGTGGTGGACAGGGAAGAGGGCCATTCGCTTGCGCGATTGGGCGGCGATGAATTTACCGTGCTCCTCACGAATCTGTGCAATGTGCACGATGCCGAGAAAGTCGCCCACCGTATAATGGCAGGGCTGGAGCAACCGTTTGTGATCGAAGAGCATGAAATCTTCGTCACCGCCAGTGTGGGGATCGCGATCTTTCCGGTCGATGGAGATACGGTCGATGCCTTGCTGAAGAGTGCGGACAGCGCGATGTATCACGCCAAGGGAAAAGGCCGGAATAATTTTCAGTTCTATTCCAACAGCCTGAATGTCGCCGCCAATGAACGGGTGATCTTGGAGGGCGCGCTCCGCCATGCCATTGAGCAGGAAGAGTTCGTGGTGCATTACCAGCCGCAGATCGATCTGCGGACGGGCGCGATCATCGGGGCGGAGGCGTTGGTGCGGTGGCAGCACCCCCAGCGAGGGCTCTTGCTTCCCGCTGAATTTCTGCCGGCTGCGATGGACGCGGGGCTGATGAGGATGATCGATGAGTGGGTCCTGCGGACCGCCTGCCGTCAAAATCAGGCCTGGCAGGAGCGTGGCTTGATGCCGGTGCGGATGGCCGTCAATGTCTCCCACTCACTGTTCCATGGCAGTTCCTTGTTGTCCGTGGTGGAAGAGGCGCTTCGCCAGACGGGATTGACGCCGGCCTGCCTGGATTTGGAATTGACGGAATCGGTCGCGATGCGCAACATAGAGGCGTCGATTGCGATATTATCCGGCTTGAAGGCGATGGGGGTGCAATTGTCCATTGACGACTTTGGCACCGGGTATTCGTCGCTTAGCTATCTGCAGCGTCTCCCGATCAATCTGGTGAAGATCGATCAGTCCTTTATTCAGGAGATTCTCACGCTGCCGAGTCCCGCTCCTATTGTGCGGGGGATCATCGCCATGGCGCACAGCCTCAATCTCTACGTGCTGGCCGAAGGGGTTGAGCAGGAGACCCAGCGAAAGCTATTGCTTACCCATGGTTGCGATCAAGCGCAAGGCTATCTATTTGGATCGCCGATGCAGGCTGAGGCCTTCGCCTCGTTACTCCCGCCAGTCCGTCTGCGCAAGACCGGTTAA
- a CDS encoding PilZ domain-containing protein — MDQRQCPRFPVRFKSTFSSANLVSGEGAVLDLSIRGCRIESGMEVAPGTTLDVRIQVDGDELPIQARQAVVRWSRPPQFGLEFVTLAPEEWVRLQEVVKRIEMEPYQREAQDAQKAQAGS; from the coding sequence ATGGATCAACGACAATGTCCCCGTTTCCCCGTTCGATTTAAGAGCACATTTTCTTCGGCCAATCTGGTGAGCGGTGAGGGGGCGGTTCTTGACCTGTCGATTCGTGGCTGCCGCATCGAGAGCGGCATGGAGGTAGCGCCCGGCACGACGCTGGACGTTCGCATTCAGGTGGATGGTGACGAGCTTCCGATCCAGGCTCGGCAGGCGGTTGTCCGCTGGAGTCGGCCCCCTCAGTTTGGACTGGAATTTGTGACGCTGGCGCCGGAGGAATGGGTTCGCCTCCAGGAAGTCGTCAAGCGGATCGAAATGGAGCCCTACCAGCGAGAGGCGCAAGACGCACAGAAAGCGCAAGCCGGTTCGTAA
- a CDS encoding RtcB family protein, whose translation MKLNTKMTVNRITDEIWEIPASEKPGMLVPARIYATRGILQSMDSGVFEQVTNVACLPGIRRYALCMPDGHWGYGFPIGGVAAFDARDGIISPGGVGYDINCGMRLIRTDLTLADVQPHLERLMTELFRAVPAGVGASGFVRLSGEEFSRVMTHGAKWCVERGYGWHRDLVRMEEGGCIEGADPSLVTDHAIKRGINQLGTLGSGNHYLEVQVVSNEGIFDPVTAAALGITGHEQIVVMVHCGSRGFGHQVASDYLKVFEKCMGRYGITVKDQQLACAPFRSPEGQEYFSAMNCAANTAFANRQVITHQIREVFATVFGRSAESLGMELVYDVAHNIAKVERYPEGELVVHRKGATRAFGPGSPELPEVFRTTGQPVICGGSMETGSYLLVGTDQAVRDTFGSTMHGAGRTMSRAQAKRTVRGAQLQQQMKQRGILVKAVSMSGLAEEAGVAYKDISEVVQSVDRAGITKKVAQLRPIGNIKG comes from the coding sequence ATGAAGCTAAATACAAAGATGACAGTCAATCGGATTACGGACGAGATCTGGGAAATTCCCGCGTCTGAAAAGCCCGGCATGTTGGTGCCGGCCAGGATCTATGCGACCAGGGGGATTTTGCAATCGATGGATTCCGGGGTCTTCGAGCAGGTGACCAATGTCGCTTGCCTGCCCGGTATCCGCCGCTATGCGCTCTGTATGCCGGACGGGCATTGGGGCTATGGATTTCCGATCGGAGGGGTCGCGGCTTTCGATGCGCGGGACGGCATCATTTCCCCAGGCGGCGTGGGCTACGATATCAATTGCGGCATGAGACTGATTCGGACGGATTTGACGCTGGCGGATGTGCAGCCTCACCTGGAACGGCTTATGACGGAACTTTTCCGGGCGGTGCCGGCCGGCGTCGGAGCGAGCGGGTTCGTCAGGCTCTCGGGGGAGGAATTCAGTCGCGTGATGACCCATGGGGCCAAGTGGTGCGTGGAGCGGGGATACGGGTGGCATCGGGATCTCGTGCGCATGGAAGAAGGCGGCTGTATTGAGGGGGCGGATCCGTCGCTTGTGACCGACCATGCGATCAAGCGAGGGATCAATCAGCTGGGGACCCTGGGGTCCGGCAACCATTATCTCGAAGTTCAGGTGGTGTCGAACGAGGGGATCTTCGATCCGGTCACGGCGGCGGCGCTTGGCATCACCGGCCATGAGCAGATCGTCGTGATGGTGCATTGCGGCTCGCGGGGGTTCGGCCATCAGGTGGCGAGCGACTATCTCAAGGTCTTTGAAAAGTGCATGGGCCGTTACGGCATCACGGTGAAGGACCAGCAGCTGGCCTGCGCGCCGTTTCGCTCTCCCGAGGGACAGGAGTATTTTTCCGCCATGAACTGCGCCGCGAACACGGCCTTTGCCAATCGCCAAGTCATCACCCATCAGATTCGCGAAGTCTTTGCGACGGTCTTCGGCCGGTCTGCCGAATCCTTGGGGATGGAATTGGTGTATGACGTGGCGCATAACATCGCCAAGGTCGAACGGTATCCGGAAGGGGAATTGGTGGTGCATCGCAAGGGAGCCACCAGAGCTTTTGGGCCGGGGAGCCCTGAACTGCCGGAAGTGTTTCGCACGACCGGCCAGCCGGTCATCTGCGGCGGCTCGATGGAGACCGGCTCCTACTTGCTGGTGGGGACGGATCAAGCGGTGCGCGACACATTCGGATCGACGATGCACGGGGCCGGGCGCACGATGTCCCGCGCGCAAGCGAAGCGAACGGTGCGCGGCGCGCAGCTGCAGCAACAGATGAAGCAGCGCGGCATTCTGGTCAAGGCCGTGTCGATGTCGGGCCTCGCGGAGGAGGCAGGCGTAGCCTACAAAGACATATCTGAAGTGGTGCAGTCGGTCGATCGTGCGGGAATTACAAAAAAGGTGGCGCAGTTACGACCGATTGGCAATATTAAGGGCTAG
- a CDS encoding archease, translated as MAWTFRFLEEIAMADVAFEAEGESVEEVFRAATQALIESMANPATVGEGWERAIERCDEDPSELLFDWLSEIVYWKDAAGVVFREAPLTLTHEGDLWLLRAKLIGAPVDQQTQELHADVKGITKHLYRVGLEGGRWKALVVLDV; from the coding sequence ATGGCTTGGACCTTTCGTTTTCTTGAAGAGATTGCCATGGCCGATGTCGCCTTCGAAGCGGAAGGGGAGTCGGTCGAGGAAGTCTTTCGCGCCGCAACCCAGGCTCTCATCGAGAGCATGGCGAACCCTGCGACGGTGGGTGAAGGATGGGAGCGCGCCATCGAGCGGTGCGATGAGGACCCGTCGGAACTTTTGTTCGACTGGTTGTCGGAGATTGTTTATTGGAAAGATGCGGCGGGGGTGGTGTTCCGGGAGGCGCCGTTGACGCTGACGCATGAGGGAGATCTCTGGTTGTTGCGAGCGAAACTGATCGGCGCGCCGGTGGATCAGCAGACGCAAGAGCTCCATGCCGATGTGAAAGGGATCACGAAGCATTTGTATCGCGTGGGCCTAGAGGGCGGTCGTTGGAAGGCGCTGGTGGTGCTAGACGTATGA